A stretch of Lactiplantibacillus brownii DNA encodes these proteins:
- a CDS encoding MerR family transcriptional regulator, translating into MAEQPSPDFRDLFHRGQLTIGISELSRMTGVSPRQLRYWQKKGYIIPKNEDEPGRARIYTMKMVIKAAAMSNLLQTGYTLKAAAAQVDERMRPAQTMYRVLFGRYQGFEVADDGQLLVDLGTFDPDPTQELFAKLVNDQPKFILKAKNQ; encoded by the coding sequence ATGGCTGAACAACCGAGTCCGGATTTCCGTGACTTGTTTCATCGGGGACAACTGACGATTGGTATCAGTGAGTTAAGCAGAATGACTGGTGTCTCGCCACGCCAGCTACGTTATTGGCAAAAAAAAGGATACATTATTCCTAAAAATGAAGACGAACCGGGGCGTGCGCGTATTTATACCATGAAAATGGTGATTAAAGCAGCCGCCATGAGCAATTTGTTGCAGACCGGTTATACTTTGAAAGCAGCTGCCGCACAAGTAGATGAACGGATGCGGCCGGCTCAAACGATGTATCGTGTTTTATTTGGTCGGTATCAAGGCTTTGAAGTGGCGGATGATGGCCAGCTATTGGTTGATCTGGGGACTTTTGATCCAGATCCAACGCAAGAACTTTTTGCCAAGTTAGTGAATGATCAACCGAAGTTTATTTTGAAGGCTAAAAATCAGTGA
- a CDS encoding SDR family oxidoreductase, with translation MKITITGATGHLGTQIVKALSQLVPTTQLNLGVHTVSKATAFAAQGMSVMAMDYHDVASLKPVLADSDVFIYVPSKSHDSYSRVSEFENVIQAAETSRVKHILVMGFIADQVNNPFALSAFYGYVPRRLAASSLHYTIIRNALYADPLVPYLPELIERQNVIYPMADQALSFISQADSAAAFAKVATTPALLTDGRIYTLTQSQAYTMPALAQVLSDVTNQPIGYQPVTLSEFETMYNQGNEGHMLGSMYAGGAKGLLSEVSADYEIIMGQPAQSLHDFLQMTYRLEPKNH, from the coding sequence ATGAAAATTACGATTACCGGAGCTACAGGTCATTTGGGAACCCAAATTGTAAAGGCGCTCAGCCAACTAGTCCCAACGACTCAATTGAATTTAGGCGTGCACACGGTCAGCAAAGCCACAGCGTTTGCCGCACAAGGCATGTCAGTCATGGCGATGGATTATCATGATGTTGCTAGTTTAAAGCCAGTTTTAGCGGACAGTGATGTTTTTATTTATGTGCCAAGTAAGAGTCATGACAGTTATTCACGGGTCAGTGAGTTTGAAAATGTCATTCAAGCGGCGGAAACTAGTCGCGTCAAGCATATTTTGGTCATGGGTTTTATTGCAGACCAAGTGAATAATCCGTTTGCTTTGTCCGCATTTTATGGCTATGTTCCTCGACGTTTAGCCGCATCTAGCCTACATTACACCATCATTCGCAATGCTCTGTACGCTGACCCATTGGTGCCTTATTTACCTGAATTGATTGAACGCCAAAATGTCATTTATCCGATGGCTGATCAGGCGCTGAGTTTTATTAGTCAGGCAGATAGTGCCGCAGCCTTTGCCAAAGTTGCAACAACCCCGGCTTTGTTAACGGACGGCCGCATCTATACTTTGACACAATCACAAGCTTATACGATGCCGGCTTTGGCACAAGTGTTGAGTGACGTTACGAATCAACCGATTGGCTACCAACCAGTCACGCTGAGTGAATTTGAAACAATGTATAATCAGGGCAATGAGGGCCATATGTTAGGGTCGATGTATGCTGGTGGTGCCAAGGGTTTGTTGAGCGAGGTTAGTGCCGATTACGAGATTATTATGGGACAACCAGCACAATCATTGCATGACTTTTTGCAAATGACTTATCGTTTAGAACCTAAAAACCACTAA
- a CDS encoding ABC transporter ATP-binding protein, producing the protein MATLMSLQAVNYQVGDKLILKDINLTVPAGAHYTITGPSGSGKSTLLRLMAAMISKTSGELIFEGRPIERYDPIMYRRQVSYCFQQPTLFGATVADNLAFPYQIRKLPMDKAHVIAALAYVGLPSTMLSQKIEALSGGERQRVALIRNILFLPRILLLDEVTAGLDSDNKAIIHQWLRHLNQERQVTTLMITHDTTEINTADQLLRVVDGRLEVGA; encoded by the coding sequence ATGGCAACTTTGATGAGTTTGCAAGCGGTCAATTATCAGGTTGGGGATAAGTTGATCCTGAAAGATATTAATTTGACCGTGCCAGCGGGGGCCCACTATACGATCACGGGTCCTTCAGGTAGTGGTAAAAGTACCTTGTTACGATTGATGGCCGCGATGATTTCGAAGACGAGTGGTGAGTTGATTTTTGAAGGTCGTCCGATTGAGCGTTACGATCCGATCATGTATCGACGGCAAGTCTCGTATTGCTTTCAACAACCGACGCTATTCGGGGCTACCGTAGCTGATAATTTAGCTTTTCCTTATCAGATCCGCAAGCTACCAATGGATAAAGCCCACGTTATAGCGGCACTAGCTTACGTCGGATTGCCTAGTACGATGTTGTCGCAAAAGATTGAAGCTTTATCTGGCGGTGAACGACAACGAGTCGCGTTAATTCGAAACATTCTTTTTTTGCCACGGATTTTATTGTTGGATGAGGTCACTGCCGGGTTAGATTCTGATAATAAGGCCATTATTCATCAATGGTTACGACATTTGAATCAGGAACGGCAAGTCACCACACTCATGATTACGCATGATACCACGGAAATTAATACCGCGGATCAGTTGTTACGCGTGGTCGATGGGCGTCTGGAGGTGGGCGCATGA
- a CDS encoding Cof-type HAD-IIB family hydrolase has translation MTKPKLILSDIDGTLLTDEAKILPATVMSVKRAVNAGATMVLASARSPKGMFGLAQQLGLNSTMIAYNGALTAKMTATKLTVLEERPIEPQLAAKVQRLVAQNWPEASINIYTGNQWLVSEMGSWETQEATGIGYQPEVVNQAAWLQRPTAVSHKVMIMAAPAVIQAIEQALQAPVFAGISAYRSKPTYLEIVAAGVSKAAALQTLIADEKLSPAQAIAFGDNFNDLALLKLVGVGVAMGNAPAAVKTAATVVTTDNNHNGIQQVLDQYFA, from the coding sequence ATGACTAAACCAAAATTAATTTTGAGCGATATCGATGGGACTTTATTGACGGATGAGGCCAAAATTTTGCCGGCGACCGTGATGAGTGTAAAGCGGGCCGTGAACGCTGGCGCTACCATGGTATTGGCTTCAGCTCGTTCACCAAAAGGTATGTTTGGCTTGGCACAACAACTGGGTCTCAATTCAACCATGATTGCTTACAATGGTGCGTTGACTGCAAAAATGACCGCGACCAAGTTAACCGTGTTAGAAGAACGTCCGATTGAACCTCAATTAGCGGCTAAGGTACAACGATTAGTAGCCCAAAATTGGCCAGAAGCCTCAATTAACATTTATACGGGCAATCAGTGGTTGGTCTCAGAAATGGGGTCATGGGAAACACAGGAAGCAACTGGGATTGGCTATCAACCGGAAGTTGTTAACCAAGCGGCTTGGCTACAACGACCAACCGCAGTGAGTCATAAAGTGATGATCATGGCAGCTCCGGCGGTAATTCAAGCCATTGAACAGGCCTTACAAGCACCCGTCTTCGCTGGTATTTCAGCGTATCGCTCAAAACCAACTTATTTGGAAATTGTGGCGGCTGGGGTGTCAAAAGCAGCGGCATTGCAGACTTTAATTGCAGATGAAAAGTTATCCCCAGCTCAAGCCATTGCGTTTGGGGATAACTTTAATGATTTAGCGTTGTTGAAGCTCGTTGGGGTTGGGGTCGCGATGGGCAATGCCCCCGCAGCGGTAAAGACTGCCGCAACTGTCGTGACGACCGATAATAATCATAATGGGATACAACAAGTTTTAGATCAGTATTTTGCCTAA
- the rlmD gene encoding 23S rRNA (uracil(1939)-C(5))-methyltransferase RlmD — MTQSNHYPNRRPARPTQRRQPTEKVQSDITLGQRFPLTIKRLGINGEGIGYYKHVITFVKGALPGEVIVAEVTTVHPRYLEAKIRKIRKFSPDRVDPRDAYADEVGGFELEHLDYPAQLTFKQDLIRQALEKYQPAGFRQYDIRPTIGMANPYEYRNKAQFQVRLIDGHVAAGLYKENSHDLVDLPTCSVQMPVTMTVMRAVVKWLEELAVPIYDEEHNSGIVKTVVVRAAAATGEVQLVFVTNTPKFPKKHQLLMKIADKLPMVVSVMQNVNIGKTSLIWGDQTTLLAGKPTITEELDGLAFDLSARAFFQLNPEQTKKLYQLARTALNLAPHETLVDAYSGVGTIGLSLADVAQEVRGMDTIPAAVADANENAKRNGITNAKYEVGEAETLLPQWLASGFAPDAIVVDPPRTGLDDVLIDAILQSAPEKLVYISCNPSTLAQDLRQLTRGYQVDYIQSIDMFPQTARCEAVVRFTKRH; from the coding sequence ATGACACAATCGAATCATTATCCAAATCGGCGGCCAGCGCGACCGACTCAACGCCGCCAACCAACCGAAAAAGTCCAAAGCGATATCACCCTTGGTCAACGCTTCCCATTAACTATCAAGCGTCTAGGGATCAATGGCGAAGGCATCGGCTACTATAAACACGTCATTACTTTTGTCAAAGGTGCATTACCTGGTGAAGTCATTGTTGCGGAAGTGACCACGGTCCACCCACGTTACTTAGAAGCTAAAATTCGGAAAATTCGGAAATTTAGTCCTGATCGTGTCGACCCACGCGACGCCTATGCCGATGAAGTCGGTGGCTTCGAACTAGAACATTTAGACTATCCAGCACAATTGACGTTTAAACAAGACTTGATTCGTCAAGCCTTGGAAAAGTATCAGCCAGCTGGGTTTCGTCAATATGATATTCGCCCAACCATTGGGATGGCTAATCCTTATGAATACCGTAATAAGGCGCAATTTCAAGTTCGGCTGATTGATGGTCACGTGGCAGCTGGGCTCTACAAAGAAAACAGTCACGACTTAGTCGACCTCCCCACTTGTTCCGTCCAAATGCCAGTGACCATGACCGTTATGCGGGCCGTGGTAAAGTGGCTAGAAGAACTCGCGGTGCCAATCTATGACGAAGAGCACAACTCTGGTATTGTTAAAACTGTTGTCGTCCGTGCAGCTGCCGCAACCGGTGAAGTTCAATTAGTTTTCGTGACGAATACGCCTAAGTTTCCCAAAAAGCACCAACTATTAATGAAGATTGCTGACAAGTTGCCAATGGTCGTTTCCGTGATGCAAAATGTCAATATCGGTAAAACTTCTTTGATTTGGGGCGACCAAACCACGTTGCTTGCGGGGAAACCAACGATTACTGAAGAACTCGACGGCTTAGCCTTTGACTTGTCTGCTCGAGCCTTCTTCCAATTAAATCCAGAACAAACGAAGAAGCTTTATCAACTCGCACGGACTGCCTTAAATCTGGCCCCACATGAAACTTTAGTGGATGCTTATTCCGGTGTCGGTACTATTGGCTTATCTTTAGCGGATGTCGCGCAAGAAGTTCGTGGGATGGATACCATCCCAGCTGCCGTCGCCGATGCCAATGAAAATGCCAAGCGCAACGGCATCACGAACGCCAAGTATGAAGTTGGCGAAGCAGAAACGTTGTTACCACAATGGTTAGCTAGCGGTTTTGCCCCAGATGCTATTGTGGTCGATCCGCCTCGCACTGGCTTAGATGATGTCTTGATCGACGCTATTTTACAAAGTGCGCCTGAAAAACTGGTTTATATCTCATGTAATCCTTCAACCTTAGCGCAAGATCTACGTCAATTGACGCGCGGTTATCAGGTTGATTACATTCAATCGATTGATATGTTTCCACAAACTGCCCGTTGTGAAGCGGTCGTTCGTTTCACCAAGCGGCATTAA
- a CDS encoding L,D-transpeptidase, with protein MARRKKLFLLIGIVLIVGLFTGHNIVKNRTTAAKSPAKSTIMRTPINWRKSSEKVAYPNVTHDPNLWIRVSLKKQHLYLINHQHVLYTMYVSTGLPTANHHTPRGTYHVQAERGKYFYSAAVNEGAYYWVSWLNHGEYLFHSTPVNAQGHFIKSDAADLGKKPSSHGCVHLSLADSKWLYQHIHYGTKVVIE; from the coding sequence ATGGCACGGCGGAAAAAATTATTTTTATTAATTGGTATTGTGCTGATTGTAGGCCTATTTACCGGACACAACATTGTTAAGAATCGGACTACGGCGGCTAAAAGTCCAGCAAAATCGACAATCATGCGCACACCCATCAACTGGCGTAAATCATCAGAAAAAGTAGCTTACCCAAATGTGACTCACGATCCAAATTTGTGGATTCGAGTTTCATTAAAAAAACAACACCTTTATTTGATCAATCATCAACATGTACTTTACACGATGTATGTTTCAACCGGCCTACCAACCGCTAATCATCATACACCACGAGGAACTTATCACGTTCAAGCCGAACGAGGGAAGTATTTCTATAGTGCAGCAGTCAACGAAGGGGCCTACTATTGGGTCTCATGGCTGAATCATGGCGAATATTTATTTCATTCCACTCCGGTCAACGCGCAAGGCCACTTCATCAAGTCCGATGCCGCTGATCTAGGCAAAAAGCCTTCCTCACACGGTTGTGTTCATTTAAGTCTCGCAGATTCAAAATGGCTTTATCAACATATTCACTATGGCACCAAGGTTGTTATCGAATAA
- a CDS encoding DeoR/GlpR family DNA-binding transcription regulator, producing the protein MVQQLRQQKLLQALDRARQMSVADVMQQLNVSRDTARRDIVAITEKGLAQRIHGGVQVLNFGSKIPSFQDRLQQFTATKIGLAKTVLPLITAGQYVFIDVSTTLLKLTQLLTQQVTVYTHSLDNAISLATNPAITLHVLGGELNQMNRFMAGPETLAALRHVQFDQVIVGAVTVTATGIYFSDEADAAVKRQALAQTAQGVLVCEHRKFGQVARFQGGTLAQLQVVVTDEPLRPTERAWFKPTTTFMTLTGGLQDD; encoded by the coding sequence ATGGTGCAACAGTTACGACAACAAAAATTATTGCAAGCATTAGACCGAGCGCGCCAGATGAGTGTCGCGGATGTGATGCAGCAGTTAAATGTTTCGCGTGATACGGCGCGGCGTGATATTGTCGCAATCACGGAAAAAGGGTTAGCACAGCGGATTCATGGTGGTGTTCAGGTGCTTAATTTTGGGTCGAAGATTCCGAGCTTTCAAGATCGGTTGCAACAATTTACGGCGACTAAAATTGGGTTAGCCAAGACAGTTTTACCATTGATTACGGCTGGTCAATATGTGTTTATTGATGTGTCGACCACGTTGCTTAAATTAACTCAACTTTTAACGCAGCAGGTTACGGTGTACACGCATTCACTGGACAACGCGATTAGTTTGGCAACGAATCCAGCTATAACGCTCCATGTACTGGGGGGCGAGCTTAATCAGATGAACCGATTTATGGCTGGCCCCGAAACGTTAGCCGCCTTACGACATGTTCAATTTGATCAAGTGATTGTTGGCGCGGTAACGGTCACCGCCACGGGAATTTATTTTAGCGATGAGGCCGATGCGGCGGTGAAACGCCAAGCGTTGGCACAAACAGCACAAGGCGTTTTAGTCTGTGAACATCGCAAGTTTGGCCAAGTAGCCCGGTTTCAAGGTGGGACATTGGCACAATTGCAAGTGGTTGTAACGGATGAGCCACTACGCCCAACCGAACGGGCTTGGTTTAAACCAACGACAACTTTTATGACTTTAACGGGGGGACTTCAAGATGACTAA